In Synechococcus sp. KORDI-52, one genomic interval encodes:
- a CDS encoding DUF2227 family putative metal-binding protein: MGSNQTSNGLASGRQHDQSIWILSLPLGLATGLVAGLPAALIAMASCLVGGLWLSPDLDTRSNALRRWGALGFLWWPYRRLIPHRSLWSHGPLLGSSLRLSVLLSWCLIATMAIPALSPSMLLTGLQQLISQYPRECIGLAVGLEGSAWIHLILDGDPWPQEWSNKRQR, from the coding sequence TTGGGATCAAACCAGACTTCCAACGGGTTGGCATCGGGTCGCCAGCATGATCAAAGCATCTGGATCCTGAGTCTCCCTCTCGGGCTCGCAACCGGATTGGTGGCTGGACTCCCTGCAGCCCTGATTGCCATGGCGAGCTGCCTGGTCGGGGGGCTCTGGCTTTCCCCTGATCTTGATACGCGATCAAACGCCCTGCGGCGATGGGGAGCCCTCGGCTTCCTCTGGTGGCCCTACCGACGTCTGATTCCCCATCGATCGCTCTGGTCCCATGGTCCACTGCTTGGATCAAGCCTGCGACTGAGCGTGCTGCTGAGCTGGTGCCTCATCGCCACCATGGCGATTCCAGCACTTTCGCCATCGATGCTCCTGACAGGTCTCCAGCAACTGATCAGCCAGTACCCGCGTGAGTGCATCGGCCTGGCGGTGGGGTTGGAGGGCAGCGCGTGGATCCATCTCATCCTCGATGGCGACCCCTGGCCCCAGGAATGGTCGAACAAACGACAGCGGTGA